A DNA window from Bdellovibrio sp. BCCA contains the following coding sequences:
- a CDS encoding Stp1/IreP family PP2C-type Ser/Thr phosphatase, whose translation MKFDSWYLTDKGLRRDSNQDSCLINRELGLFIVADGMGGHSGGEVASSMAVETVEEIMLQPDAVKKSPREMILLAYEEASKRIFDKAANERPELAGMGTTMVMSYIRGKHLYVGNVGDSRCYLFKRPHLWQITEDHSLLNEQLRAGVMSEEQVRQFVGRNVITRSVGYERDVYPDIIEREIFPGEMFLMCSDGLSGLVDDKRISEILNQNTPDKIVKACVEQALANGGDDNVTVMLLHFHE comes from the coding sequence ATGAAATTTGACTCTTGGTATCTGACAGATAAAGGGCTACGACGCGATTCAAATCAGGATTCTTGTCTTATCAATAGAGAGCTGGGGCTCTTTATCGTGGCAGATGGAATGGGCGGTCATTCAGGCGGCGAAGTCGCTTCCAGTATGGCTGTGGAGACGGTGGAAGAAATCATGCTTCAGCCGGATGCCGTAAAAAAATCTCCGCGCGAAATGATTTTGCTCGCCTACGAAGAAGCGTCGAAAAGAATTTTCGATAAAGCGGCGAATGAACGTCCTGAGCTTGCGGGCATGGGAACGACGATGGTGATGTCGTACATTCGCGGCAAGCATTTGTATGTGGGAAATGTCGGGGATTCTCGTTGTTATTTATTTAAGCGTCCCCATCTTTGGCAGATCACTGAAGATCATTCGTTATTGAATGAACAACTGCGCGCGGGCGTGATGAGCGAAGAACAAGTGCGCCAATTCGTGGGACGAAACGTCATCACACGCAGTGTGGGATATGAGCGCGATGTCTATCCAGATATCATCGAAAGAGAGATTTTCCCTGGGGAAATGTTCTTGATGTGTTCAGACGGACTTTCAGGTTTGGTTGACGATAAAAGAATTTCTGAAATTTTGAATCAAAATACACCTGACAAAATAGTTAAAGCGTGTGTAGAACAAGCTCTAGCCAATGGCGGCGACGACAACGTTACAGTCATGCTACTGCATTTTCATGAATAG
- a CDS encoding HD domain-containing protein — protein MEIRDPVHGSIYYSDQEVAVLDTAEYQRLRAIKQLGYAEFSFPGATHNRYIHSVGVGHLAGETFDAIFRVYPFSKPSVKTRFRQVLRLGALLHDVGHGPLSHTTEQVMPHLSELNIKLYKEQEQYGDEAHTVMNHNRRANHEDYTIKYVTDSQIAETIRQQFPEIQPIHVACLIDKALHCPDDFFIDNGVDFRPILSQLVSSELDVDRMDYLERDSYFCGTNYGKIDLAWLVQNLTFYRRENKMYLALNRRALYSFDDFLISRHHMHLMVYCHHKSIIYEEMLTRYLTSPDCTFVLPGDINEYTRYNDYRLHEHLMGAENPWAQRIAQRKPFKVLIEQHNTAESERPEMIKKALEAEGLEVIRTSSKARLSKYHTASPEERALQIYVVDQYDRWAQPAPINQTTEIFQRYEGARIIDRIYVAPENIAKADAILKGLKLS, from the coding sequence ATGGAGATTCGGGATCCTGTTCACGGTTCGATTTATTATTCTGATCAAGAGGTTGCCGTCCTGGATACCGCTGAATATCAACGTCTGCGTGCGATTAAGCAGCTTGGCTATGCGGAGTTTAGCTTTCCTGGAGCTACTCACAATCGCTACATCCATTCTGTGGGTGTTGGGCATCTGGCTGGTGAAACCTTCGATGCGATCTTTCGCGTTTATCCGTTTTCAAAACCTTCTGTAAAGACACGTTTTCGTCAGGTTCTTCGTTTAGGTGCGCTTTTGCACGACGTAGGTCATGGGCCTTTAAGTCATACGACCGAGCAAGTGATGCCACATCTTTCGGAGCTCAATATCAAACTTTACAAAGAGCAAGAGCAATACGGTGACGAAGCTCACACAGTCATGAATCACAATCGCCGTGCGAATCACGAAGACTACACAATCAAATACGTTACCGATTCTCAAATTGCTGAGACAATTCGTCAGCAATTTCCAGAAATCCAACCGATTCACGTCGCTTGTTTGATTGATAAGGCTTTGCACTGCCCGGATGATTTCTTCATCGATAACGGTGTGGACTTTAGACCGATCTTAAGCCAGCTGGTTTCCAGTGAACTGGATGTCGATCGCATGGACTATCTAGAGCGTGACAGTTATTTCTGCGGAACGAACTACGGCAAGATCGATCTTGCATGGTTGGTGCAAAATCTCACGTTTTATCGTCGCGAAAACAAAATGTATCTGGCTTTGAATCGCCGTGCCCTTTACTCTTTCGACGATTTTTTGATTTCACGCCACCACATGCACTTGATGGTGTACTGCCATCATAAAAGCATTATCTATGAAGAGATGCTCACTCGTTATTTGACGTCTCCTGATTGTACATTCGTTTTGCCAGGCGATATCAATGAATATACTCGCTACAACGACTATCGCTTGCACGAACACTTGATGGGCGCTGAAAATCCTTGGGCGCAAAGAATTGCGCAAAGAAAACCATTTAAAGTTTTAATCGAGCAGCACAACACAGCAGAATCTGAACGACCTGAAATGATTAAAAAGGCCTTGGAAGCTGAAGGTCTTGAAGTGATTCGCACAAGTTCTAAAGCGCGTTTGTCGAAATATCACACGGCTTCTCCGGAAGAACGTGCCCTGCAAATTTACGTTGTTGATCAATACGATCGTTGGGCGCAACCGGCTCCGATCAATCAAACGACAGAGATCTTCCAACGCTATGAAGGCGCTCGTATCATCGACCGTATTTATGTAGCGCCAGAGAATATTGCAAAAGCAGATGCGATTTTAAAAGGACTGAAGCTCTCTTAA
- a CDS encoding acetyl-CoA C-acetyltransferase produces MEKIVFISGKRTPFGAFGGSLKDVSATDLGVVAAKATLEQAGLSPEKIDHVIFGNVVQSGADAAYLPRHIGLKTGVPVNVGAFAVNRLCGSGFQSWVNALQMIQCGEASAVLAGGVEQMSLIPYVARKVRFDGMRMGNFELEDLMTSALTDAYAKMPMAITAENLGEKYGITREQCDKYAIQSQTRYKAAFDKGYFAQEITPVTVEGRKGAVVVEKDEHPKPDSTLEKLSTLKSLFKKDGLVTAASASGIVDGAACSLLMSESKAKELGMKPMARIVSYASVGCDPTIMGIGPAGAARLALQRANMKLEQMDLVEVNEAFAAQYLAVEKELKLDPAKTNVNGGAIAVGHPLGASGTRIMNHLVYELHRRNAKYALGSACIGGGQGIAIIIEKI; encoded by the coding sequence ATGGAAAAAATCGTATTTATCTCTGGAAAAAGAACTCCCTTTGGAGCATTTGGTGGATCTCTTAAGGATGTCTCTGCAACAGATCTGGGTGTGGTTGCCGCCAAGGCCACTCTGGAACAAGCCGGTCTTTCACCTGAAAAAATTGATCACGTCATTTTCGGAAACGTGGTGCAATCAGGTGCCGACGCCGCTTATTTGCCTCGTCACATTGGACTAAAAACAGGTGTGCCTGTGAATGTCGGCGCTTTTGCCGTGAACAGACTTTGCGGAAGTGGTTTCCAATCTTGGGTGAACGCTTTGCAAATGATCCAATGCGGGGAAGCTTCGGCAGTTCTTGCTGGTGGTGTGGAGCAAATGTCTTTGATTCCTTACGTCGCTCGCAAAGTGCGCTTCGATGGAATGCGCATGGGAAATTTCGAGTTGGAAGATTTGATGACGTCTGCTTTGACGGATGCTTACGCAAAAATGCCGATGGCTATCACAGCGGAAAACTTAGGCGAAAAATACGGCATCACTCGTGAACAGTGTGATAAGTATGCGATTCAATCACAAACTCGTTACAAAGCGGCTTTCGATAAAGGTTACTTCGCACAAGAAATAACTCCAGTGACAGTGGAAGGTCGTAAAGGAGCGGTGGTTGTTGAAAAAGACGAACATCCTAAACCAGATTCGACTTTAGAAAAACTTTCGACATTGAAATCGCTCTTTAAAAAAGACGGACTTGTGACTGCGGCGTCCGCATCGGGAATTGTCGACGGAGCTGCTTGCTCTCTTTTGATGAGTGAATCAAAAGCCAAAGAATTGGGAATGAAACCAATGGCTCGCATCGTAAGTTACGCCTCTGTCGGCTGCGACCCAACGATCATGGGTATTGGTCCTGCGGGAGCGGCACGTTTGGCTTTGCAAAGAGCCAATATGAAACTTGAGCAAATGGACTTGGTGGAAGTGAACGAAGCTTTTGCCGCTCAGTACTTAGCAGTAGAAAAAGAATTGAAATTAGATCCAGCAAAAACAAACGTAAACGGTGGCGCGATTGCTGTTGGACATCCTTTGGGAGCTTCTGGCACACGCATCATGAATCACTTGGTTTATGAACTTCACCGCAGAAATGCAAAGTACGCTTTAGGTTCTGCTTGTATTGGCGGTGGTCAAGGTATCGCAATAATCATCGAAAAAATCTAA
- a CDS encoding M23 family metallopeptidase, translated as MDKKKVTLFIVSNQTGKTRKIVLSAAWLKAISFISAVIIIIFAAGLVDYFGLLLQAMENKRLKAENAQLIKQFQVVESKVSALENSLERVKTFTTKLKLITNVDAEDRITKLTMGPKPAAGQQVEEYEPMEQRQENEELAAQDQVFANKKPLNDQVGELANENADKDYASLVVRIDKAVKETQLKEQSVIDLWESLSERQSLLNSTPNMKPAKGWITSRFGYRVSPFSGKTALHAGLDIAAAPGSPVYAPADGVVVFASYDESYGKLITIDYGYGVTTRFGHLSQIYVQVGQRVNKWDVVGAVGNTGRSTGPHLHYEVRINGTAVDPINYILDE; from the coding sequence TTGGATAAAAAGAAGGTGACGCTGTTTATTGTGAGCAATCAGACGGGAAAAACCCGTAAGATTGTGCTCTCGGCTGCCTGGCTTAAAGCCATCTCTTTTATTTCTGCTGTTATCATCATTATTTTTGCCGCGGGTCTTGTGGATTATTTCGGTTTGCTTTTGCAAGCCATGGAAAATAAACGTCTCAAAGCGGAAAATGCGCAACTCATCAAACAATTCCAAGTCGTTGAAAGTAAAGTGAGTGCCTTGGAAAATTCTTTGGAGCGCGTAAAAACATTCACGACAAAATTGAAATTGATCACGAACGTCGATGCGGAAGACCGTATCACGAAACTGACGATGGGACCCAAACCAGCGGCAGGACAACAAGTTGAAGAGTATGAACCGATGGAACAACGTCAGGAAAATGAAGAACTGGCGGCTCAGGATCAGGTTTTTGCGAATAAAAAACCTCTTAATGATCAAGTCGGTGAATTGGCTAACGAAAACGCGGATAAAGATTATGCCTCTTTGGTGGTGCGTATTGATAAGGCCGTCAAAGAGACTCAGCTTAAAGAGCAAAGTGTGATCGACTTGTGGGAGAGTTTATCAGAACGTCAAAGTTTGTTGAACTCGACTCCTAACATGAAACCGGCAAAAGGTTGGATTACGTCTCGTTTTGGATATCGTGTTTCTCCATTCTCGGGAAAAACAGCACTGCATGCCGGTCTTGATATCGCCGCGGCTCCCGGATCTCCAGTGTATGCGCCAGCTGATGGGGTTGTCGTGTTTGCAAGTTACGATGAGTCTTATGGAAAACTGATCACGATTGACTATGGTTATGGTGTGACGACTCGTTTTGGTCACTTGTCACAAATTTATGTGCAAGTCGGTCAGCGAGTGAATAAGTGGGATGTTGTGGGGGCTGTCGGAAATACAGGTCGTTCGACGGGTCCGCATCTTCACTATGAAGTTCGTATTAATGGAACGGCTGTTGATCCTATCAACTATATCCTCGATGAATAA
- a CDS encoding SDR family oxidoreductase gives MENGFNLRERTALIVGPFTTTVQSLMMGLTQMGSDCVLLDFDNSASQRFCNQINDSREINPKFGRAISIKSPMKTPEDIKDAVGSAAQSFGSVDLFIDAQVYNKPNRYKIGEALSHLDEEVQHNFKSSVMLTHAVLNFLKNRKRGRILYLLNENYPDPILAGARGALVPFAQSLAKQVAEHNITVNVLKLGLTEEFILAQHPEAKSIKEAVEKLREKEPHLKITEPEKVTNTITYLVSQYGSAVNGQVISLS, from the coding sequence ATGGAAAACGGATTTAATTTAAGAGAACGAACTGCTTTGATTGTAGGTCCTTTTACGACGACGGTACAAAGTCTGATGATGGGACTCACGCAAATGGGCTCTGATTGTGTGTTGTTGGATTTTGATAATTCTGCAAGCCAACGTTTTTGCAATCAGATCAATGACTCTCGTGAAATAAATCCTAAGTTTGGCCGTGCGATCAGTATTAAATCTCCGATGAAAACTCCTGAAGATATCAAAGACGCTGTGGGATCTGCGGCGCAGTCTTTTGGCAGTGTAGATTTGTTTATCGACGCGCAAGTTTACAATAAGCCGAATCGTTATAAAATCGGCGAGGCTTTAAGCCATTTGGATGAAGAAGTTCAGCACAACTTTAAAAGCTCTGTGATGCTCACCCATGCGGTTTTAAATTTTTTAAAGAATCGCAAGCGCGGTCGCATTCTTTATCTTTTGAATGAAAACTATCCTGATCCTATTTTGGCGGGCGCCCGAGGAGCCTTGGTTCCTTTTGCCCAGTCTTTGGCAAAACAAGTTGCTGAACACAATATCACGGTGAATGTTTTGAAATTGGGACTGACAGAAGAATTTATTTTAGCGCAACATCCGGAAGCGAAATCAATTAAGGAAGCGGTTGAGAAGTTGCGTGAAAAAGAACCGCATTTAAAAATCACGGAACCAGAAAAAGTGACAAACACGATCACTTATCTGGTCAGCCAATACGGCTCGGCTGTAAATGGACAGGTGATCTCGTTAAGCTAG
- a CDS encoding transposase — translation MVWHYMPRKKFYPTNEYPYHVTARTSNKEWFGVPLETVWGIFADYLHFVWRAYDVRIHSFVLMNNHFHMLISTPEGNLDQVMNYLLREVSKRIGEETGRINQVFGGPYHWSVIKNSVHYQHAYKYVYRNPVHAGICRRVEDYKYSSLPGLLGIDYLYIPVYDNLNLIQSPTAQLSWLNNEYENEDREAIFKALKRREFGFSRDPQTARVHYLENTVV, via the coding sequence ATGGTCTGGCATTATATGCCGAGAAAAAAATTCTATCCGACCAATGAATATCCTTATCATGTAACCGCTCGAACCTCTAATAAAGAATGGTTTGGAGTTCCTTTAGAAACTGTATGGGGCATATTTGCAGATTATCTTCATTTTGTCTGGCGGGCTTATGACGTAAGAATTCATTCATTTGTTTTAATGAACAATCATTTTCATATGCTCATTTCGACTCCCGAGGGAAACCTGGATCAGGTCATGAACTATCTTCTTAGAGAGGTCAGTAAAAGAATCGGAGAGGAGACCGGGCGAATCAATCAAGTGTTTGGAGGTCCCTACCATTGGTCTGTAATTAAGAACTCCGTTCACTATCAACATGCCTATAAATATGTTTATCGAAATCCGGTCCACGCGGGCATTTGTAGAAGAGTTGAAGATTATAAGTATAGTTCTTTGCCCGGCTTATTGGGGATCGACTATTTGTATATACCCGTGTACGACAACTTAAATTTAATTCAGAGCCCAACAGCGCAATTGTCATGGCTGAATAATGAATACGAAAATGAAGATCGCGAAGCTATTTTTAAGGCGCTGAAGAGGAGAGAATTCGGGTTCTCCAGAGATCCACAAACGGCAAGAGTGCATTATCTTGAAAATACAGTTGTTTAG